A part of Phoenix dactylifera cultivar Barhee BC4 unplaced genomic scaffold, palm_55x_up_171113_PBpolish2nd_filt_p 000113F, whole genome shotgun sequence genomic DNA contains:
- the LOC120104805 gene encoding uncharacterized protein LOC120104805, translating into MMPPSFGKNLKKVFMRSIFPQGIQFQKYRKFDRLEQGDMTVAQYAAKFEEMSRYALTLISEDSDRARKFENGLRGRIQQQVAAFELSTYKDVVNKALVIEKGLDNAQVAREKNMKKRFRPTDSPSQNSRPSSRRIRDRIKLSPETEVKPEVPLDATDVEDLISSEIALGLEGHVFSWGQEGHKAIVCPNGTTEATGTTVLSKSSVNRAPQERQQQERGQQRPRTQGRVYALTEQDAKGF; encoded by the coding sequence ATGATGCCCCCTTCATTTGGGAAGAATTTAAAAAAGGTTTTCATGAGAAGTATTTTTCCCCAGGGTATCCAATTCCAGAAATATAGGAAGTTTGACCGACTGGAGCAGGGTGATATGACAGTTGCCCAGTATGCAGCAAAGTTTGAAGAGATGTCCCGATATGCTCTGACCTTGATATCAGAGGATAGTGACCGAGCAAGAAAATTTGAAAATGGACTCAGGGGACGGATTCAACAACAAGTTGCTGCTTTTGAACTGTCTACTTATAAAGATGTGGTTAACAAAGCCCTGGTGATAGAAAAAGGGCTTGACAATGCCCAAGTTGCCAGAGAAAAGAATATGAAGAAAAGGTTTCGACCCACTGATTCTCCGAGCCAAAATAGTAGACCTTCAAGTCGAAGGATCAGAGACCGAATCAAGTTGTCACCAGAGACAGAGGTCAAGCCCGAGGTGCCATTagatgctacagatgtggaggaCCTCATCTCAAGCGAGATTGCACTTGGGTTGGAGGGACATGTTTTTTCTTGGGGACAAGAAGGGCATAAGGCTATTGTTTGTCCTAATGGGACCACAGAGGCGACAGGCACCACAGTCCTCTCAAAGAGTTCTGTAAACCGAGCACCTCAGGAAAGACAACAGCAAGAGAGAGGGCAGCAGAGGCCTAGGACCCAGGGGCGGGTCTATGCACTCACAGAGCAGGATGCCAAGGGCTTCTAA